Proteins encoded together in one Halalkaliarchaeum sp. AArc-CO window:
- the ftsZ gene encoding cell division protein FtsZ, with protein sequence MQDIVKDAMENARIEQREMDDAMDDEEFGDPRIVIVGCGGAGNNTVNRLYNIGVDGADTVAINTDKQHLKMVEADTKILVGKSLTAGLGAGGDPDMGERATEMAQGTIKEVLGDADLVFVTAGMGGGTGTGAAPVVSKIAKDQGAIVVGMVSTPFNVERARTVKAEEGLERLRGEADSIIVLDNNRLLDYVPNLPIGKAFSVMDQIIAETVKGISETITQPSLINLDYADMSTIMNQGGVAVMLVGETQDKNKTQEVVNDAMNHPLLDVDYRGASGGLVHITGGPDLTLKEAEGIADNITERLEASANVIWGARIQDEYKGKVRVMAIMTGVQSAQVLGPSTQKQADKSRASIDGQSFDAADRASWESDGGREPQETNNGLDVIR encoded by the coding sequence GATGGAGAACGCCCGGATCGAGCAGCGCGAGATGGACGACGCCATGGACGACGAGGAGTTCGGCGATCCGCGGATCGTGATCGTCGGCTGTGGCGGCGCCGGCAACAACACGGTCAACCGACTGTACAACATCGGCGTCGACGGCGCCGACACCGTGGCGATCAACACGGACAAGCAGCATCTCAAAATGGTCGAGGCCGACACGAAGATCCTCGTCGGCAAATCCCTGACGGCCGGGCTCGGCGCGGGCGGCGACCCCGACATGGGCGAGCGCGCGACCGAGATGGCCCAGGGAACGATCAAGGAGGTGCTCGGCGACGCGGACCTGGTGTTCGTCACCGCCGGCATGGGTGGCGGCACCGGAACCGGCGCCGCGCCGGTCGTCTCGAAGATCGCTAAAGACCAGGGCGCAATCGTCGTCGGCATGGTGTCGACGCCGTTCAACGTCGAGCGTGCCCGCACGGTGAAAGCCGAGGAGGGGCTCGAGCGGCTCCGCGGCGAGGCCGACTCGATTATCGTCCTCGACAACAATCGGCTCCTCGATTACGTGCCGAACCTGCCGATCGGGAAGGCCTTCTCGGTGATGGACCAGATCATCGCCGAGACGGTCAAAGGGATCTCCGAGACGATCACCCAGCCGTCCCTGATCAACCTGGACTACGCGGACATGTCCACTATCATGAATCAGGGCGGCGTCGCGGTGATGCTCGTCGGCGAGACCCAGGACAAAAACAAGACCCAGGAGGTCGTCAACGACGCGATGAACCACCCACTCCTGGACGTGGACTATCGCGGTGCCTCCGGCGGACTCGTCCACATCACGGGCGGTCCCGACCTCACGCTGAAGGAGGCCGAGGGCATCGCCGACAACATCACCGAACGCCTCGAGGCGAGCGCCAACGTGATCTGGGGCGCCCGGATCCAGGACGAGTACAAGGGCAAGGTCCGCGTGATGGCGATCATGACGGGCGTCCAGAGCGCGCAGGTGCTCGGCCCGTCCACCCAAAAGCAGGCCGACAAGTCCCGCGCGAGCATCGACGGCCAGTCGTTCGACGCCGCCGACCGCGCGAGCTGGGAGTCCGACGGCGGACGCGAACCCCAGGAAACGAACAACGGCCTGGACGTCATCCGATAA